DNA from Danio aesculapii chromosome 10, fDanAes4.1, whole genome shotgun sequence:
gtaaagaaacattatGCACATTTAGTCCTATATTTTACCATTATTACCATTGGTAAAATATTACCATTAAGAAAAATGAGGAGCATTGCTCAGATATTTTATTAATGGAGAAGTAATAAATATTGTTGATCAtttcaaatatttatgtataattttttactctaattgaaataataaaaacacattaagaaGGTTTCCAAAAGTGCTAGAGCAAGCCCGAGGAGTTATAGAAACATCAGGCATCAGTTACCTATGGCTGCTGCTAATCTTTCTATAAATAcgatttttcctcatttatctTATTGTGCTATTCAAGCTGGTGCCACATGAACATTACAACTTTAAAACCATTGTATATTATCTATAAACAAGCTGATTCTTTAGCTAAATGCAGAGGAGCTATCATTACTGTAACTGCATTGAACAACATAAATGATTAACAttcaacaatattttattttatgctgatgtgtgtttaatgtatataatatttaatgatcttgcaccaccatctctcaaacaatgtgtgattgtcTGCAAAGACAATATAAGAATGACTAGGTCAtcggtaggcccacacagaatctgcgcagtcagaattccgcagatttttagccaatgattgattctgtttatttacctgtgtaaatgtgtgtaaatttatatttattcagttttttaattaatttcagtaattttattgactagtatgaaaatgtttatatgatttaattacaatatagtttgtaaagtaatatcttctgtcttttagtagatatagtatatgagagacttgctttgtttaccaaataaagtggatctatttggatttgcattataaCATTAAATACtagttaaaatgtatttttataattttttatttaaggttttagttatgatactcccaaattcattctgcataaatctgcagattttttacaaaattctgcaaaGAAATAGggaaaaaacgtccgcagattccatctagCCCTAGTGATCGATTAGAGGTGATTGTTCAGTTACACTCGAGATAAGTGTTTTTGGACAATTAGTTTGTTTTCAATCAGAGCAGCATAAAGATGGAATAATAATATCAGTGCATATTAGAGAGAGTAccacttttaacatttttaaaactgtccTTAAAGTTTGGGTTAAAGATAATCAAATGTGCAAccactgatttgatttcattttattgactatgatatattgtactgtaagtgtatattgtactttttttttttaatattgttaaacttGTTACAACGTCCTGCCCAGGGACCACAGATGTAAAGCATTATAGCTAACTCTAGAACAACATGGCATGTTCTACATTGtccctatataaataaataaataaataaataaataaataaataaataaataaataaatgattgatatGTCAAGTATCCGTCTACAGACTGAACATGCAATACCAATGAAGTCACAGTCACCTATTCATAAAAATTGCACTTTTGCGCTAAATATTCAAGTATTTATCAGCCTCAGCCAAGTGTTCATCCTGTTGCAGAGCAAGAAGCAGTATTATGACAGTGAGCTGGAGAGACTTGAGAAACAATATCAGCAGCAAAGCGGTCAGATGGAGGCTGAGCACACATCCAAATTAAGGGAGGACGCACGGAGACTCAAGGCCCAACAGGAGAAAGAGCTGTGCCGCAAAAGCAGTGCACTCAAAGCAGACCCCAAAGAGGTACAGACCGACTCACAATTAGGGTGAAATGCATGAAAACAGTCACTGATgtttgatgtctgtgtgtttgtgatgtAGGAGCAGCGGTTCCTGCAGAAGCAACAGCAGGAGCTCAATGAAGCTCTGCAGAAGGGTGTTCAGGAGCATAAGAGGAAGGTGGCGTCGATGGAGTGGGAGATTACAGTAAAATCTCAGCAGCTTAAGCGAGGTATGTATGCCACTGGTAATGGACCAAATACCTATCATATCTGTTGGTGGTCTTTTTTAACTTCTTACACTTTTCAATCGATGGCAGGATAAAGTTTGGCGCCAATTTTGGGGTTCAAGATGACTTGATGCATACATTTACTCTATTTCAAGAGATGAAATAAAGGactttataatcaaattaataattatatcaaAGCAAATATATTTCTCTAAAACGTATATACATatctgaaaatgtagtaaaatttAACAATTACGATTTTTTTCACGTATTTGccaattttttttccatattcatctgcatttttaaacattaaataaatagtttttcaaGTATGTTTGATATTAtgtatttagttttcattttcaaacagtatgactgttaatttatgattttctaaaataatagttttaagttAAATTTTTAAACCCTTGTAGCGAATTAGCTCAAAGTGAATTGAAGATTAATTTGAACGGGGCTTCAAAAGAATCTACTCTTTAAATCAGAACAAACTAATCATGCAGCGGTCGTTCGAATGGAGAGTTGACTTTTACATTTAAGCAGGTTTAGCAAGATTGAAGTTTAGgacattagattcataaatatgcacaggcacctttctttatacaaaatgaaacgttattgactaatctaacagaaactaaAGTCTAACACAAGCAAACATTCATACAGGTTGTAGAAAGAGTAAAGGAAGAAAAATAAGAGTATGTATTGAGTAAAAATAAGAGTGTAATGATGGAAAAACCTCAGATTTTGTGAGACCAAACCATTCCTTTGTGATGTGAAGAGCTCTCTCTGTTGAGCGGGGGTTCCTCCGTGGTTAGCTGGTGGTCGGCTCTTTGTCCTGTGAGGCTTGGAGTGAGGTGGAGTCTGTCATTTCAAGTTTTTGAGGCGGCAAAAGGACAAGTTGTGTTGACTTCTGGTTTTGCGGTGTACTAAACCTAACTAGACTCTCgacggaaaagaaagaaagaaagaaaggtatcTGAGATGGGAATGTTTGAGCTGTGCTGTTAAACCATTTGTGCCAGGGTCCAAGTGTCTTCACTGGACCCGAAGAGAAGCTGTCCTGAGCTGGAACCGAACTACTCTCTCTCCAGGGGTCTGTGTCGGTTCTCTTCCTGTTCTGGTCTGGGCAGTCATCAGTTTTTGTTAGGGTGGTCTTATAACACTTCTGAGCATTTCTTCGTGTCATAAATACCTTGGAATTGTATTACACACTGACCATCCAGTCTTTTTCTGGCTAGGAGAGGTTGATGgtgtattatttgttgaataaagcaaaaataatgtgTCTGATCAACCACATTCATAACACCCTAAACATTATTCCGATATTTGATGTACACAGTAGTTTGTCATGTTTGAGGTTGACCGAAGTGCTTTACACAAGTAATAACAAATTATACAGCACAATTAAAAGCAGACAATGCAAAAAAACAATACaggaaatatcaataaaatacaacaaacattagaACATTTGTCAGTGCTACCCATTAAAAGCCTATTTAAACAAGTGGGTCTTAAGATTGGCTTTAAAAAGTGCCAGGTCAGTGATTGTACGAAGTTCAGTAGGAAGGGTATTCCAAAGTTTAGGAACTGCCACTGCAAGAGAGCGATCACCCCACTGCTTGTATCTTGATCGTGGGACTTCAAGCAGAAGTTATGAGCTAATATTATTATCACTCACAAAGAAACTCTGTGATTGAATGATCTTTTCATAAAAAGGATTCTGAATGAATCAgccttttaaattaataataattaataataataattccttacatttatatagcgcttttctgggcactcaaagtgcCTTACACAtaagggggaatctcctcattcaccaccagtgtgcagcatccacctggatgacgtgactgcagccattttgcaccacaccacacaccagctgattggtggagaggagacagagtgattaagccaattatgatacggggatggttaggaggccatgatggacagaagccagtgggcagatttggccaggatgccggggttaaacccctactctttttttcaaaggacatcctgggattttaaaGGACCACAAAGAGTCCGGGCCTCGGtataacatctcatccgaaagacagcgctcactgagcagtaaagagtcccctttactatactggggcaaTTTACCTAATAATTTAATGATTCACTCATTAAGACAAGAACTCGATACCAACTGCTGATGGAATGTCATGGTTATTTATCTGTGACCATCCTAATCCAGCCAATATACCCAGTTTAATACACACTTGTTAAATTTCCATCAAGATACATTTTGGTCAGTATTGCAGTATTGACCCAAGTGTACACTATATTTTCATGTATTATAAACAGTAAAACCAAATAAACAGCGTGTATTAAAACTTACAGGTAGTATACGATTCCAAACATGTATTTTCCTCTTCCTTAAGCTCGTGAAGCTGTGATTTGGGAGTTAGAACAGCGCCATCTACAGGAAAAGTATCATCTATTTAAACAGCAGGTGAAGGAACAGTATTCCTTACAAAGACAGCAGTTGACCAAGAGACACAACAAGGTAACATCCAAAAGAATCTGTGTTTATCCTCTATATTTATTTGTACCACCATAGTGATACCATAGTTTCTCTTTTCTGGCAGGATAAAGAGAGAGCGTCCCGCTTCCAGCAGTCGTTCCTGGAGGAGCAGAAGTCACTGCAGGCCCAGGAGAGAGCATCGTTCCTGAAGACCCAAAAAGCTGAAACAAAGTCCCGTCTGAATCAGTTGAAAATGGAGCTCAGAAAGCAAGGTCTGAGTGGCCCTGAGCAGAGACAACATCTCACACAGGTTTGGATGCAGAAACCTCCGTGTCGGAACAATGTGGGGTTAATTAATAACACTTTGATTAAAATGAAACTGTTGATAAGCAGGTCCTTTCgtgttttttttagcttttgtctGAGGAGGAGGCCAAACAGAAGCAAGAGAAACAGAGTCTTCAAGAAAGTCACGAGAGCCAATTGAAAGCAGTGCAGGAACAATGTGATGCCAGTACAGCTGAACTACAGCAGCTTCAGGTACATCAGCAACAGCTTGCTTAGAGCCTAAATAAACAATCACACTTAATAAGGTTTTGAAAAGTATATGTATAATAGCTAAATATATTGTGAACAGTGATGGGAATAATGGCGCTATAAAAAAACGGTATTACTAATGGCATTACTATTTGCAGTAAcgagtagggttgggtatcgtttggggttatttcaataCAGGTGCTAAactgatacttttaaaatggtaccagtGCCAAAACTGTGCCTGAACCTAGACTTTTAAGCCATGTCATTTCGGgtgtttcagttttagtttttcgactttaactagtttcactttcattcagcaatgtgccttgtgacaaactgaggtattggatgagaatataaagtaaggactggtggaagagttttgttttaatgaaacTGAATACTGGACGCTAATAAAAACtcacattagtagcatttaatactgaataaagccaaagtctctttaaggaaAGTGATTTTTCTCGACAGCTATCTTTGGAACAGTATGAATGGGTAACAGTATCTctggcagtatgcttgggcattctgtttaaatggggaaacatcaaattctccaaaattgcttgcccaGCTCATAATTAAATGTCATATTAGgaaacaacaattaaaaataaacaactgtctctttagtatCATTTTTAAACGTTTGAGTCACACAAAATCAGTAGAAATTTACGTCTGGTACAAGCCCCTCCTCTGGAGACTCACCAGTCTATAGCATctattggctcctgtactagagggcggggctttatttgcatattaaccATTACACTTTTGCCCATTCAAAACTGTaagagtgacacgtcttgtgtattctatagtctttgataaagcacataatcagatcctgaggtgatcattgtcattgaagtttatgctgttgtttagCCAGAAATAAAAAGTTTCCACAATAGACATTTTCCGCATCACTCTCATGAATGGTTAGAACAAAAAGGTAAAAGATAAAAAGAAATAACTTTTAATGAAATGCACTTATAAGACAAGGTGTTAAAGTTTGTGTTTTTGTACTTCAGAACGAGAAGCTTCAAGTTCTTGTGGACATGGAGAAGAAAAAGATCAAAGCCCTTGAGGACGAACACACACTTGAGCTCAATGAATGGAGAGATAAGCTTGCGTGCAGGAAAGAGGTATTGCACAGAAGAGTAAAACTGAATTGTAAAGCCTCTTGTTTGGGAAAATGTGTCATGgctgttgcatgtgtgtgttcaggtgttaGAGGAAGACCTAGCTCGCAGACGAAGAGAAAAAGAAGGGACCAGGAGACGAGGGAGTGAGCCGGAAAACAGATTCGCATCTCGACGCCCAAAGTTCTTCCATAATCTAAGCTTCTCCTGACAAAGTGAAGAAATACTCTAAACTCCAATGtcaattatatacagtatatgtatgctGTCGTTCAAAGTTTTGGGGTGAGAaaggtttttttaaagcattgctaaaatattaaaattaattatattaaaatatataactgtatttattctataatgaaatgtataatattcatttttttcagaaaaaaatatttaaatgacaatattttgatTTGGAATAAATGTTAGCAGTTCTTTAtagaataaatagaataaaacaaatattacaatgTTGCCCAAACCCTTACCTAATAAATCAGTGAGATCATTTTTATGTGGTCTTATAATATGTTTTTGCATAGCTGTACATATAGATacattgtaagagcaacaaataataacctgacttctagttgatcatttggaaaagtggcagatttttctgatgaatcatctgttgaactgcatcccaatcatcacaaacactgtaGAGACCTATTCCGCATGAACCcatgattctcacagaaatcagtcaagttctatgaaggaaaaatcatcatttggggttacattcagtatggggatgtgcgagagatctggagagtggatggcaacatcaactgcttgagttatcaagacatttgtactgcccattacattacaaaccactggagaaggcaaattcttcagcaggatagcactcctttttatacttcagcctccacatcaaagttctcgaaagcaaacaaggtcaaggtgctccaggattggccagcccagtcaccagatatgaaaattattgagcatgtctggggtaagatggagataTTGAAGataaattcaaagaatcttgatgaactcttgaacgctttctttgccattctagatgactttaataagaagttatttgagtcattgcagagatgtatggatgcagtcctccaagctcatgggagtcatacacaatattaattctttttccactgcaccatgactatattttgtactgtgcattatttctgttaagcgacaagacttttgtctaagcaaagtcagaccttactgtcctaattaaataattaaaaatcagggcatgattatattttattttggtaaaataagcgtaatctaaaggcctttgcctttcatataagcacttctgataccaaatgatcaactagaagtcaggttattatttatTGTCGGGTAGCGTATACTACAGACCTCAGAATTTGATCAATAGTATTATAACGTACAATAGTaaagtttaataactaatttagtaataatttagtttgatttattGTAGTTTCCAAACATACATAATGTGTAAGAGATAGCTTATGACAGCTTTCATCACTTTTTCCCTTAGCAAAGTGTGTAGTGATAATAACAGGTAGTTTATTTGCATCATAAAAAAGCTTAccctataaaaaattaaaacaacagaCACATACACTATATATTGACATTTGGGTATGAGTGTTGAAAATATTTTGCCTggagtttatgtatttttttgtaaatatgtttaaaatatatctgCTTAGATATAATTCCTTTGTAAGAGTATCTAATAGCCTAAAGAAAAGAATTCATGCGTGAATAAATTTTCTAACTATTTCGGACAAAGCGTCTATTCAGTGGTTGTGTATTCCTTCTGCTAGATGTGTTTGAAGCTTTGAATCGTCACGCACACAGAAACAGCACCCCAGCCTTTAGCTTTAGCTTTCTGTAAGAACCTTATTTCACAAAGCCACACCCAGACGACTATCTGTCTCGACTAGAGTCAGCGTGATCTCTGTTGAGCAGAGAGGGCTGCGGGAGAGACACTTCTTCAAGCTTTTTATGGTAAGACATTACTAAACTATCATATTACTCAGTGTATTTACATATgttacatttaaactaaacaaaCGTACTATAAAGGGTTGTTTATGGTGATATTATTTGTATGAAGGATCCTGAATTGAGATTGTTGGTTTTGTGATGTCATTTATATGCATATCTATGAATGTGTCCATCTAGTCTTTACTTGTTTaccacatttatatttgtttacttaGCAGACACGCTACCTTTAACTATTggctaaaatataaacaaaaatagtcACACTgatgtattatttaaattatatttgctGCAAATGTCTCATAATAACAATTTATTCAGCACAATTGCTGCCAATTAAAGGATATTAAAGTTAATTGCCCTAACATGAATCTTGAATTTTGCATGATAAACACTTTCTATCAAATTGTAATCTCTGACTGTATTGATTTTGGTATGAGTTTGTATGCTGAAGAGCAACTCTATATAATCCTTATCATTTGTGGCatacattaaagggttagttgtaaattttgttattaataactcaccctcatgtcattaaAAACCCATGAAACCTTTgtccatcttcagaacacaatttaAGATGAAATCCAAGAGTTCCCTCATCATCCATAGACAGAAACAGTCCTGACATGCTTAAAGTCAACAAAAGGAAGCAAAAACATTTAATGTGTTCATATGAAGctacaaaaacactttttttagtgcaaaaaaacaaacaaactgtaaatATGACTCAATATGCCTACTTCTCTTCCTTGAAATATTGCATGGGGGCGCTGTTTATCTTCGCACATTGTTCCCTGgaagcaaactaacagtaagtaGGGCTTGGTTGAGTATATTGTGGTggaagctgtcaaactgatgtcaacagagaaggacagCCACtgcaaacacagaagcaaatggcCAGACTTTGAAGatttctaaaacatttttttctatgGATTAACttagattaattgttcaccttaagaataacaatgtgtagatttaatctaaaataacttaatttgtgttccaaagatgaacaaaagtctcagGTGATTATAATGGCATGAGAGTGAGCAATTAATAACAGAAAATTAATTTTGTGATGAACAAAACATCTTGATTAAGTGTTAATGCAAttattgttgattttgtttttattggaATGTTTTATTGAAGAATAGTTAAACAGCATTGATAATATCTTAAGCATCATGCTTTAGGCTTTTAATGTGAAGATGATTTTTATGGGTATTAATCTCATAGTGTATAATGGACCAGATTGATGAGCTGAAAGTGCTGTAGGGCCATGTTACACTATAGAAACGCTTTCATGTCCATTACTGTCTTGTCTCCTCTCTGTGCCATTTCTAAATACTAAAAGCTTTCTCCATTAGAACTGTGGTAAACACTAACTCTGCTGGTCTTTCCAAATAAGAAGCTGTTTACCAAAGCCTTGCTTACAGAATGTTTTAAAATGCCTTTTCTCTTGTATTAAGTATCAGTTTGACTCTTGTTTTGTATTAGTAatataaactgcatttcattaagCTTTCTTTCTGTGTCTTTACCTTCTTGTTCATTGTCAGGTTTGCTTTAATTCACTGTGTTTTTTGTTAGGACCAAAATGGGGGAGTTATGCAAACTTATAGTCATCATTTTGGTTTTGATGGCAGTGTTACACTATACATCAGGAGGAAAGAAAGGCACTGTAAGCAAGACTGTTCCCAAGAAGCCACCCGAAAAACCATCACAAGGGACCAAGACCCAACCTAACCATCCCAGACAACCCTCTAATCCTGGTGCAGGAAGTAACCCAGGCTACCCTAACCAGCAGTATCCTGGCAGAGGTGGATCTAGTCCAGCAGGGTATCCCAACCAGAATCCTGGGGCAGGCAGTTATCCAGCTGGAGGCAGCTATCCGTATCCTGGAAGAGGTGGCTCCAGCCCTGGAGGGTATCCAAACCAAAATCCTGGAGCAGGTTCTTATCCAGCAGGAGGCAGCTATCCTTCAGCTGGTGGAAATCCCAATCAGTATCCTGGAAGAGGCGGCTCTAGCCCCGGAGGGTATCCCAACCAGAATCCTGGAGCAGGTTCTTATCCAGCAGGAGGCAGCTATCCGTATCCTGGAAGAGGTGGCTCCAACCCCGGAGGCTATCCCAACCAGAATCCTGGAGCAGGTACCAATCCAGGTGGTGGCTACCCCAATCAGTATCCGGGAAGAGGCGGCTCCAGCCCCGGAGGATATCCCAATCAGAATCCTGGAGCAGGAACCTTTCCATCTGGTGGCTACCCAAATCAGTACCCTGGAGGAAGGGGTTACCCTAACCAGCATCCAGGTAGAAGTGGGTACAGCCCTGGAGGGTATCCAGGAGCTGGATCGTACCCAGTGAGAAATGCAGGGCAGCCTGGAGTTTACCCAGGAGCACACCCTTCCGCTGGAGGAGCATATCCCAACTGGAACCCCAACAATCAGATTCTCAGTCCACGATATGGAGGATCATTTGGAGGTGGTGGGTTTGGGACAGGTGGCTCCCCTTTCTCACAATCAGTGAAAAACATGGGCTACGGCCCTTCTGCAAAATCCAAAGGCTTCGGGAAAAAGGCAGTGGTGGCTGCAGGAGTTGGTGCAATGGCAGGAATGGCTATAGGCTATGGAATAGGAAATTTTCAACGCCCCAACTTCCAGTTCAGAAGCCCTCAGGAGGAACGCTACTACAACAACCACATGTACCAACGTCAGGACACACGTTTTAAAGATGGAGGTAACAAGAAAAAACCCAGTCACACAGCAGGAACCGACAACACATCGAAGCTACCAGCTCAAGCTCAGTCATACGACCAATTCATGAACACATGCATGAAGCGAGAAAATCTTTTAAGAGATCAAGGGTCAAAAGATTCTGCAGGTAACAGCAAATTTCAAAGAGATGAACCAATGAGTGATTTTCCAGGTTTGAACGAAGAATCCTTACAGAAAGGTGGGCCAGAGAAGAATGACACAACATCTACTACAACCACCCATGATT
Protein-coding regions in this window:
- the prnpb gene encoding prion protein b, giving the protein MGELCKLIVIILVLMAVLHYTSGGKKGTVSKTVPKKPPEKPSQGTKTQPNHPRQPSNPGAGSNPGYPNQQYPGRGGSSPAGYPNQNPGAGSYPAGGSYPYPGRGGSSPGGYPNQNPGAGSYPAGGSYPSAGGNPNQYPGRGGSSPGGYPNQNPGAGSYPAGGSYPYPGRGGSNPGGYPNQNPGAGTNPGGGYPNQYPGRGGSSPGGYPNQNPGAGTFPSGGYPNQYPGGRGYPNQHPGRSGYSPGGYPGAGSYPVRNAGQPGVYPGAHPSAGGAYPNWNPNNQILSPRYGGSFGGGGFGTGGSPFSQSVKNMGYGPSAKSKGFGKKAVVAAGVGAMAGMAIGYGIGNFQRPNFQFRSPQEERYYNNHMYQRQDTRFKDGGNKKKPSHTAGTDNTSKLPAQAQSYDQFMNTCMKRENLLRDQGSKDSAGNSKFQRDEPMSDFPGLNEESLQKGGPEKNDTTSTTTTHDYPKAAEIHKNEDENEDTVSIMQISYPALIEQMKSRKCVELYIVQSESRREGEIPRSSNSPNGHSISEVLLLLTTSTMLFSTT